One genomic window of Pseudomonas sp. LFM046 includes the following:
- a CDS encoding PaaI family thioesterase codes for MNDRKEAIARFIREEFPQARVEVDAVGDRCATVSQAVDDSDLRPGGTISGPTLMALADVALYVALLGEIGIVPLAVTTSLTINFLRKPEAGKRIIGECRLMKVGKTLAMGEVSLYSEGLDDPVAHVVGTYSIPPAR; via the coding sequence ATGAACGACAGGAAAGAAGCCATTGCCCGATTCATCCGCGAGGAGTTCCCCCAGGCGCGGGTCGAAGTGGATGCCGTGGGCGACCGCTGCGCCACGGTCTCCCAGGCGGTGGACGACTCCGACCTGCGCCCCGGCGGAACCATCTCCGGGCCGACGCTGATGGCGCTCGCGGATGTGGCGCTCTACGTGGCGCTGCTGGGCGAGATAGGCATCGTGCCCCTGGCCGTCACCACCAGCCTGACCATCAACTTCCTGCGCAAGCCCGAAGCCGGCAAACGCATCATCGGCGAGTGCCGGCTGATGAAGGTGGGCAAGACCCTGGCCATGGGCGAGGTTTCCCTCTACTCGGAGGGGCTGGACGACCCGGTCGCCCACGTGGTGGGCACCTACTCCATTCCCCCGGCCCGCTGA
- a CDS encoding chromate resistance protein ChrB domain-containing protein — protein MERWLSLVIGLPTANATARMRAWRALKGCGAAVLRDGVYLLPNTPGCRDELAAIERDILSINGTAYLLPIEDPEGARFIPLFDRSQDYANLRAEIEACRNQLSADNALASTRQIRKLRKAFTQLADIDFFPGEARQQVDSALQDLETAISRTLSADEPSSHEQSIAALRRSDYQGRLWATRKRPWVDRLASAWLIRRFIDRDARFLWLESPRDCPQDALGFDFDGATFSHVGQRVTFETLLASFQLDEPALSKVATLVHYLDVGGIQPAEAAGIERVLAGLRESVTDDDQLLAAASAIFDSLLTAFANDEKDHE, from the coding sequence ATGGAACGCTGGCTCTCCCTGGTCATCGGCCTGCCCACCGCCAACGCCACCGCGCGCATGCGGGCCTGGCGCGCCTTGAAAGGCTGTGGCGCGGCAGTCTTGCGTGATGGCGTGTACCTGCTGCCGAACACGCCCGGCTGCCGCGACGAACTGGCCGCCATCGAGCGGGACATCCTGTCCATCAATGGCACCGCCTACCTGCTGCCCATCGAGGACCCGGAAGGCGCACGCTTCATCCCGCTGTTCGACCGCAGCCAGGACTACGCCAACCTGCGCGCCGAGATCGAGGCCTGCCGCAACCAACTGAGCGCGGACAACGCCCTGGCCTCCACCCGGCAGATCCGCAAGCTGCGCAAGGCCTTCACCCAGCTCGCGGACATCGATTTCTTCCCCGGCGAAGCCCGGCAGCAGGTGGATTCAGCCCTGCAGGACCTGGAAACCGCCATCAGCCGCACGCTGTCGGCGGACGAACCCAGCAGCCACGAGCAATCCATCGCGGCGCTGCGGCGCTCCGATTACCAGGGCCGCCTCTGGGCCACCCGCAAGCGCCCCTGGGTGGACCGCCTGGCCAGCGCCTGGCTCATTCGCCGCTTCATCGATCGGGACGCCCGCTTCCTCTGGCTGGAGTCACCTCGGGACTGCCCGCAGGACGCCCTGGGTTTCGACTTCGACGGCGCCACCTTCAGCCATGTCGGCCAGCGCGTCACCTTCGAGACCCTGCTGGCCAGCTTCCAACTGGACGAACCGGCCCTGAGCAAGGTCGCGACCCTGGTGCACTACCTGGACGTGGGCGGCATCCAGCCGGCGGAGGCCGCCGGCATCGAGCGGGTCCTGGCCGGCCTGCGGGAGAGCGTCACCGACGACGACCAGCTCCTGGCCGCCGCCAGCGCCATCTTCGATAGCCTCCTGACCGCCTTTGCGAATGACGAGAAAGACCATGAGTGA
- a CDS encoding Zn-dependent hydrolase, protein MSQHAAPAAPLLDGETLLRQIQVLGEIGREAGQPGRTRIALTDADKAARDQLVRWMEELGLEVRIDRIGNLFGTLAGHRDQQAPLMIGSHIDSVANAGALDGCYGVLAGLAVVRAFRDAGQLPARPLTVAAFTNEEGVRYQPDMMGSLVYAGGLAVGEALDRIGTDGTRLGDELARIGYAGDLEPGARVPHEYLELHVEQGPILEAEGLRIGVVENLQGISWQQVTITGTANHAGTTPMRLRHDAGWAAAAVIHQLREIATDGTLATAGCMRFEPDLINVIPRKAVFSVDLRDPDEARLQAAEARLGAFLERIARDEGVEIGCQQLVRFQPVTFDAGLADAIEGSAVRLGLSHRRMTSGAGHDAQMIARIAPAAMIFVPSRGGISHNPREHTDDDQLLDGARVLLDVVLHRLAGRS, encoded by the coding sequence ATGAGCCAACATGCCGCCCCGGCTGCGCCCCTTCTCGATGGCGAGACGTTGCTCCGGCAGATCCAGGTCCTCGGCGAAATCGGTCGCGAGGCCGGGCAGCCGGGGCGCACCCGGATCGCCCTGACCGACGCCGACAAGGCCGCCCGGGACCAACTGGTGCGGTGGATGGAGGAGCTGGGCCTTGAGGTGCGGATCGACCGCATCGGTAACCTCTTCGGCACCCTGGCCGGCCACAGGGACCAGCAGGCCCCGCTGATGATTGGCTCCCACATCGACAGCGTCGCCAATGCCGGCGCCCTGGACGGCTGCTACGGCGTACTGGCCGGGCTTGCCGTGGTGCGCGCCTTCCGCGACGCCGGGCAGTTGCCGGCCCGTCCGCTCACGGTGGCGGCCTTCACCAATGAAGAAGGCGTGCGCTACCAGCCGGACATGATGGGCTCGCTGGTGTACGCCGGGGGCCTTGCCGTCGGCGAGGCGCTGGACCGCATCGGCACGGACGGCACCCGCCTCGGCGACGAGCTGGCACGGATCGGTTACGCCGGCGACCTGGAGCCCGGCGCCCGGGTCCCCCACGAATACCTGGAGCTCCACGTCGAGCAGGGGCCGATCCTGGAAGCCGAGGGCCTCCGCATTGGCGTGGTGGAGAACCTGCAAGGCATTTCCTGGCAGCAGGTCACCATCACTGGCACCGCCAACCACGCCGGCACCACGCCGATGCGCCTGCGTCACGACGCCGGCTGGGCAGCGGCGGCGGTGATCCATCAGCTGCGCGAAATCGCTACTGACGGCACCCTGGCCACGGCGGGCTGCATGCGCTTCGAACCAGATTTGATCAATGTGATTCCGCGCAAGGCGGTGTTCAGCGTGGACCTGCGCGACCCCGACGAGGCCCGCCTGCAGGCCGCCGAAGCGCGCTTGGGTGCCTTCCTCGAACGGATTGCCCGGGACGAAGGCGTCGAGATCGGCTGCCAGCAGCTGGTGCGTTTCCAGCCGGTCACCTTCGATGCGGGGCTGGCCGACGCCATCGAAGGCTCCGCCGTTCGCCTCGGCCTGTCCCATCGGCGCATGACCTCGGGCGCCGGGCACGACGCCCAGATGATCGCCCGCATCGCGCCGGCAGCCATGATCTTCGTGCCCAGTCGGGGCGGGATCAGCCACAACCCCCGCGAACACACCGACGACGACCAGCTTCTGGATGGCGCCAGGGTGCTGCTGGACGTGGTCCTGCACCGGCTCGCCGGCCGTTCCTGA
- a CDS encoding Lrp/AsnC family transcriptional regulator yields MNLDAFDLKLIHEVQQDAGLPQAELGERVNLSAAAVNRRLKRLTDEGVIRKTVALVDAGRLGHPLTIIVEVEVESERLDLLDAMKRGFLACPQVQQCYYVAGECDFVLVLAVRSMEQYTELTRELFFENNNVKRFRTLVSMSNVKVGLEVPVAGAAGAS; encoded by the coding sequence ATGAACCTGGATGCCTTCGACCTCAAGCTGATCCATGAAGTCCAGCAGGACGCCGGGCTGCCCCAGGCCGAACTGGGTGAGCGGGTCAATCTTTCTGCGGCGGCGGTCAATCGGCGGCTGAAGCGGCTGACGGACGAGGGCGTCATCCGCAAGACGGTGGCGCTGGTGGATGCGGGCCGGCTGGGTCACCCGTTGACCATCATCGTCGAGGTGGAAGTGGAGAGCGAACGGCTGGACCTGCTGGATGCGATGAAGCGTGGCTTCCTCGCCTGCCCTCAGGTGCAGCAGTGCTACTACGTGGCGGGGGAGTGCGACTTCGTGCTGGTGCTGGCGGTACGCAGCATGGAGCAATACACCGAACTGACGCGGGAGCTGTTCTTCGAGAACAATAACGTCAAGCGCTTCCGCACCCTGGTGTCGATGAGCAATGTGAAGGTGGGGCTGGAGGTGCCGGTGGCGGGGGCGGCCGGCGCGTCCTGA
- a CDS encoding chromate resistance protein ChrB domain-containing protein, translating to MKWVTRERPKIDRIACPWLILRFIDPQPEFLYVPAAEVLRVAAEQDAAPYDIPGVELSHEGEFCSFDAFLKKYRLDDPALRQLAAIVRGADTSRLDLTPQSAGLYAISLGLSHTFADDHAMLAQGLVIYDALYAWCRDCQGETHNWPPQM from the coding sequence ATGAAATGGGTCACCCGTGAACGCCCGAAGATCGACCGGATCGCCTGCCCCTGGCTGATCCTGCGCTTCATCGATCCACAACCCGAGTTTCTCTACGTGCCGGCCGCCGAGGTGTTGCGGGTTGCCGCCGAGCAGGACGCGGCGCCCTACGACATCCCCGGCGTCGAGCTCAGCCACGAAGGCGAGTTCTGCAGCTTCGACGCCTTCCTCAAGAAATACCGGCTCGACGACCCGGCCCTGCGCCAGTTGGCGGCCATCGTGCGCGGCGCCGACACCTCGCGCCTCGATCTCACACCGCAGTCCGCCGGCCTCTATGCCATCTCCCTCGGGCTGTCGCACACCTTCGCCGATGACCACGCAATGCTCGCCCAGGGCCTGGTCATCTACGACGCGCTCTACGCCTGGTGCCGGGACTGCCAGGGAGAGACCCACAACTGGCCGCCTCAGATGTGA
- a CDS encoding rhodanese-like domain-containing protein, which produces MSRITRCELAEWQAAGRAFTLLDVRRAGVRTDDGLDIAGSRWLDPEAVFSWKDSVPRDRPVVLYCAHGHEISQGIAGTLEAMGLDARYLIDGFSGWQEAGHPTRSL; this is translated from the coding sequence ATGAGCCGGATCACCCGTTGCGAACTGGCGGAGTGGCAGGCCGCAGGACGCGCCTTCACCTTGCTGGATGTGCGTCGGGCTGGCGTACGCACCGATGATGGATTGGACATTGCCGGCTCGCGCTGGCTGGACCCCGAGGCGGTCTTTTCCTGGAAGGACAGCGTGCCACGGGACCGGCCGGTGGTGCTCTATTGCGCCCATGGCCATGAGATCAGCCAGGGCATCGCCGGGACGCTCGAAGCCATGGGGCTCGATGCCCGCTACCTGATCGACGGATTCTCCGGCTGGCAGGAGGCCGGCCACCCCACCCGGAGCCTGTAG
- a CDS encoding response regulator transcription factor codes for MPSEQLNRPTNVLLVAADQDDGRSTLRQFLTSAGYQCSTCGSGREAVQRFVDNPDIDIVLCDLHAPELDGVRLVDELMQACQAPRVFEAIVFAEQLVQQCAFGALRLGAADYLQRPADPVQILRTIRCLEQRLEQRRQGERERAELNRRMSALARAIDELQTDLGKLNGAADDPSAPAGANPESSLPAPFDRLTQRQQDVARLVGRGMANQTIAGELGLSPNTVKLYVSQIMRITGARNRTQIALDLGRGLPPVRQPGA; via the coding sequence ATGCCGAGTGAACAGCTGAATCGACCCACCAATGTCCTGCTGGTGGCGGCCGACCAGGACGATGGCCGGAGCACGTTGCGACAGTTCCTGACCTCCGCCGGCTATCAGTGCAGCACCTGCGGTTCCGGCCGCGAGGCTGTGCAGCGGTTCGTCGATAACCCGGACATCGACATCGTGCTCTGCGACCTGCATGCCCCGGAACTCGACGGCGTCCGCCTGGTGGACGAGCTCATGCAGGCCTGTCAGGCACCACGGGTCTTCGAAGCCATCGTCTTCGCCGAGCAGCTCGTCCAGCAGTGTGCATTCGGCGCTTTGCGCCTGGGTGCTGCCGACTACCTGCAAAGGCCAGCCGACCCCGTTCAAATCCTGCGGACGATTCGCTGCCTGGAGCAAAGGTTGGAACAGCGGCGGCAGGGCGAGCGGGAAAGGGCCGAACTGAATCGGCGCATGAGCGCACTGGCCCGGGCCATCGACGAACTCCAGACCGATCTCGGCAAGCTCAACGGCGCGGCCGACGACCCGTCCGCTCCCGCCGGCGCCAATCCGGAAAGCTCCCTACCAGCGCCCTTCGACCGGCTTACACAGCGCCAGCAGGATGTTGCCCGCCTGGTCGGCCGTGGCATGGCCAACCAGACGATTGCCGGCGAACTCGGTCTGAGCCCGAACACCGTGAAGCTGTATGTCTCCCAGATCATGAGGATCACCGGCGCGCGGAACCGCACCCAGATTGCCCTGGACCTGGGGCGCGGTCTGCCGCCGGTCAGGCAGCCGGGCGCCTGA
- the chrA gene encoding chromate efflux transporter, producing the protein MSETTVRSAEQSPASSAPIGLFEAFLFWLKLGFISFGGPAGQIAIMHQELVERRRWISERRFLHALNYCMLLPGPEAQQLATYIGWLMHRTWGGVIAGALFVLPSLFILIALSWVYIAFGEVPVVAGLFYGIKPAVTAIVVQAAHRIGSRALKNNWLWGIAAASFVAIFALNLPFPLIVVGAALAGYIGGRLAPEKFSLGGGHGAAQADYGPALIDDDTPTPEHARFRWSRLLLLILVGALLWLLPMGLLTACFGWQGTLTQMGWFFTKAALLTFGGAYAVLPYVYQGAVDHYGWLTPSQMIDGLALGETTPGPLIMVVAFVAFVGAYVQPVFGADQAFLAGALAATLVTWFTFLPSFLFILAGGPLVESTHNELRFTAPLTGITAAVVGVILNLALFFGYHVLWPEGFEGRFDWPSALIALAAAVALFRFKRGVIPVLLACALVGLMVHLLQG; encoded by the coding sequence ATGAGTGAGACCACCGTGCGCAGCGCCGAGCAGTCCCCCGCCTCCAGCGCGCCCATCGGCCTGTTCGAGGCCTTCCTGTTCTGGCTGAAGCTCGGCTTCATCAGCTTTGGCGGCCCGGCCGGGCAAATCGCGATCATGCACCAGGAGCTGGTGGAGCGACGCCGCTGGATCAGCGAGCGGCGTTTCCTCCACGCGTTGAACTACTGCATGTTGCTCCCCGGCCCGGAGGCCCAGCAGCTCGCCACCTACATCGGCTGGCTGATGCACCGCACCTGGGGCGGCGTCATCGCCGGGGCGCTGTTCGTGCTGCCCTCGCTGTTCATCCTCATTGCCCTGTCCTGGGTCTACATCGCCTTCGGTGAAGTGCCGGTGGTGGCCGGGCTGTTCTACGGCATCAAGCCGGCGGTGACCGCCATCGTCGTCCAGGCGGCCCACCGCATCGGCTCGCGGGCGCTCAAGAACAACTGGCTGTGGGGCATCGCCGCGGCGTCCTTCGTGGCCATCTTCGCCCTCAACCTGCCCTTCCCGCTGATCGTCGTGGGAGCCGCCCTGGCGGGCTACATCGGCGGCCGCCTGGCACCGGAGAAATTCAGCCTGGGTGGCGGTCACGGTGCCGCACAGGCCGACTACGGCCCGGCCCTCATCGACGACGACACGCCAACGCCGGAACACGCGCGCTTTCGCTGGTCGCGCCTGCTGTTGCTGATCCTCGTCGGCGCCCTGCTCTGGCTGCTGCCCATGGGCCTGCTGACCGCCTGCTTCGGCTGGCAGGGCACCCTGACCCAGATGGGCTGGTTCTTCACCAAGGCGGCGCTGCTCACCTTCGGCGGCGCCTATGCCGTGCTCCCCTACGTCTACCAGGGGGCGGTGGACCACTACGGCTGGCTGACCCCCTCCCAGATGATCGACGGCCTGGCCCTGGGCGAAACCACGCCCGGGCCGCTGATCATGGTGGTGGCGTTCGTCGCCTTCGTCGGCGCCTACGTGCAGCCGGTGTTTGGCGCCGACCAGGCGTTCCTCGCGGGCGCCCTGGCTGCCACGCTGGTCACCTGGTTCACCTTCCTGCCCTCCTTCCTCTTCATCCTGGCGGGCGGGCCCCTGGTGGAATCCACCCACAACGAGCTGAGGTTCACCGCGCCGCTGACCGGCATCACCGCCGCCGTGGTCGGGGTCATCCTCAACCTGGCCCTGTTCTTCGGTTACCACGTGCTCTGGCCGGAAGGCTTCGAAGGCCGTTTCGACTGGCCCTCGGCGCTGATCGCGCTGGCGGCGGCCGTCGCCCTGTTCCGCTTCAAGCGCGGCGTGATCCCGGTGCTGCTCGCCTGTGCGCTGGTCGGGCTGATGGTGCATCTATTGCAGGGCTGA
- a CDS encoding CHAD domain-containing protein: MSFIDSIVAQVLGLEVGLHHAYARLACRTDGEALHDLRINLRKLRSLLRPMRRLDAPRELDAAAADVGRLTTPVRDLEVLIVELDRQGFHDQAERRRHLLESSYGAIESSATLQRFMAVLDAWPERMREAEREGELGDLRERVRIRLQRQLLRLRQALADPAFDRHALRLLVKRMRYAHEAYPRLSPIPGEAIHALKAVQSALGDWHDHFQWCLKADQEMDLLVLKDRWEIAGAAELKAAEVELSILAECLEPAAPKVA, encoded by the coding sequence ATGTCTTTCATCGATTCAATCGTCGCCCAGGTGCTTGGGCTGGAAGTCGGACTTCACCACGCCTATGCGCGCCTTGCCTGCCGGACCGATGGAGAAGCCCTCCACGACCTGCGTATCAACCTGCGCAAGCTGCGCAGCCTGTTGCGACCGATGCGGCGCCTGGATGCACCGAGAGAACTGGACGCAGCGGCGGCTGATGTAGGCCGCCTGACCACGCCCGTACGCGATCTGGAAGTGCTGATCGTCGAGCTGGATCGCCAGGGCTTCCACGACCAGGCCGAGCGTCGGCGCCACCTGCTCGAATCCAGCTATGGCGCCATCGAGTCCAGCGCCACGCTGCAGCGCTTCATGGCCGTGCTGGATGCCTGGCCCGAGCGGATGCGCGAGGCCGAGCGCGAAGGCGAGCTGGGCGATCTCCGCGAACGGGTGCGAATCCGCCTGCAACGCCAACTCCTGCGGTTGCGCCAGGCCCTGGCCGATCCGGCGTTTGATCGGCATGCGCTGCGCCTGCTGGTCAAGCGCATGCGCTATGCCCATGAAGCCTACCCCCGGCTTTCGCCGATTCCGGGCGAGGCCATCCATGCCTTGAAGGCCGTGCAGTCCGCTTTGGGGGACTGGCACGACCACTTCCAGTGGTGCCTGAAGGCCGATCAGGAAATGGACCTCCTGGTCCTCAAGGATCGCTGGGAAATCGCTGGCGCAGCGGAGCTGAAGGCGGCCGAAGTGGAACTCTCGATCCTGGCCGAATGCCTGGAGCCGGCTGCCCCCAAGGTGGCGTAG
- a CDS encoding diaminopropionate ammonia-lyase, translating to MLIANPNATRGAYPEDLRALMNTQLADENRAWLSTWSHLSGSATPLWDMPGLARQLGVGQLLIKDESVRSDLGSFKALGAPIALLRLILRRFPEHDFEPRALLAGKHRDALADFSVISATDGNHGRALAAAAQSIGCRCVIVLHAHVSQEREQAIAAYGAVIVRIRGNYDDSVQEAAALAARNGWTVVSDTSYERYEEIPRDVMQGYGTIAAELIEAGGPFTHVLLQGGVGGLAAGVVSYFWERCGADRPTFIVVEPRQADCLYQSALAGHPTRASGSVDSVMAGLACGETSPLAWKFLAGGVDHFMTIEDEAAVSAMRQLAAGAAGDVPLVAGESAAAGLAGLAQLMASAPLAAQVGLDGNSRVVLLSTEGATAPDLYAELVGSTAEAVLQRQRAWLQAR from the coding sequence ATGCTCATCGCCAACCCCAATGCCACGCGCGGTGCCTATCCCGAAGACCTGCGCGCCCTCATGAACACGCAACTGGCCGACGAGAACCGCGCCTGGCTGTCCACCTGGAGCCACCTCAGCGGGTCCGCCACGCCACTCTGGGACATGCCCGGCCTGGCCCGGCAATTGGGCGTTGGCCAGCTGCTGATCAAGGATGAGTCGGTGCGGTCCGACCTGGGCAGCTTCAAGGCACTGGGCGCCCCGATCGCCCTGTTGCGACTGATCCTCCGCCGCTTTCCCGAGCACGATTTCGAGCCCCGCGCACTTCTGGCTGGCAAGCATCGCGACGCCCTCGCCGACTTCAGCGTGATCAGCGCCACCGACGGCAACCATGGCCGCGCGCTGGCGGCTGCGGCGCAGAGCATCGGCTGCCGCTGCGTGATCGTCCTCCACGCCCACGTCAGCCAGGAGCGGGAGCAGGCCATCGCCGCCTACGGTGCGGTGATCGTGCGCATTCGCGGCAACTACGACGACTCCGTGCAGGAAGCGGCAGCGCTGGCCGCCCGCAATGGCTGGACCGTGGTATCCGACACCTCCTACGAGAGGTACGAGGAAATTCCCCGTGACGTGATGCAGGGCTACGGCACCATCGCCGCCGAACTGATCGAAGCGGGCGGCCCCTTCACCCACGTCTTGCTCCAGGGCGGCGTCGGCGGCCTGGCCGCTGGCGTCGTCAGCTACTTCTGGGAACGCTGCGGCGCCGATCGACCGACCTTCATCGTCGTGGAGCCCCGGCAGGCCGACTGCCTGTACCAGAGCGCCCTGGCCGGCCACCCCACACGGGCCAGCGGCTCGGTGGATTCGGTCATGGCGGGGCTGGCTTGCGGCGAGACGTCTCCGCTGGCCTGGAAATTCCTCGCCGGCGGCGTCGACCACTTCATGACCATCGAGGACGAGGCGGCCGTTTCCGCCATGCGCCAGTTGGCGGCCGGCGCGGCAGGTGACGTTCCGTTGGTGGCGGGTGAGTCTGCCGCGGCCGGCCTGGCCGGGCTTGCACAACTGATGGCGTCTGCGCCGCTGGCAGCCCAAGTGGGGCTGGATGGCAATTCCCGCGTCGTGCTGCTCAGCACCGAGGGAGCCACTGCGCCGGACCTTTATGCGGAGCTGGTGGGCTCGACTGCCGAAGCGGTGCTGCAACGCCAACGCGCCTGGCTGCAGGCGCGCTAG
- a CDS encoding U32 family peptidase, producing MSLPKHHLELLSPARDVEIAREAILHGADAVYIGGPSFGARHNACNEVADIAKLVEFAHRFHVRVFVTINTILHDDELEPARKLIHELYDAGVDALIVQDVGVLELDIPPIELHASTQTDIRTLERAKFLDKAGFSQLVLARELNLNQIRAIADETDAAIEFFIHGALCVAFSGQCNISHAQTGRSANRGDCSQACRLPYTLKDDQGRVVAFEKHLLSMKDNNQSANLSALVDAGVRSFKIEGRYKDASYVKNITSYYRQRLDGILESRPDLARASSGRTDHFFVPDPDKTFHRGSTDYFVTDRKIDIGAFDTPTFTGLPVGQVEKVGKRDLIAVTHEPLTNGDGLNVLVKREVVGFRANIAELKDEFEEDGEKRWRYRVEPNEMPEGLSRLRPNHPLSRNLDHNWQQALLKTSAERRVGVSWKATLREARLELTATSEEGVSATVALDGPFGAANKPDQALEQLHDLLGQLGTTQYHAETIELDAPQAFFIPNSQLKALRREAIEQLTEARVAAHPRGSRKAESNPPPVYPESHLSFLYNVYNQKARDFYHRHGVQLIDAAYEAHEETGEVPVMITKHCLRFSFNLCPKQAKGVTGVRTKVAPMQLVHGDEVLTLKFDCKPCEMHVVGKIKGHILDLPQPGSAATQVVGHITPDDLLKTIRNRAPH from the coding sequence ATGTCCCTACCCAAACACCACCTCGAACTCCTCAGCCCCGCCCGCGACGTCGAAATCGCCCGCGAGGCCATCCTGCATGGGGCCGATGCCGTGTACATCGGCGGCCCGAGCTTCGGGGCCCGGCACAACGCGTGCAACGAGGTGGCGGACATCGCGAAGCTGGTGGAATTCGCCCATCGCTTCCATGTGCGGGTGTTCGTCACCATCAACACCATCCTCCATGACGACGAACTGGAGCCGGCGCGCAAGCTGATCCACGAGCTCTATGACGCCGGCGTCGACGCGCTGATCGTGCAGGACGTGGGCGTCCTCGAACTGGACATCCCGCCGATCGAACTCCATGCCAGCACCCAGACCGACATCCGCACCCTGGAGCGCGCCAAGTTCCTCGACAAGGCCGGCTTCTCCCAGCTGGTCCTGGCCCGCGAGCTGAACCTGAACCAGATCCGCGCCATCGCCGACGAGACCGACGCCGCCATCGAGTTCTTCATCCACGGCGCGCTGTGCGTGGCCTTCTCCGGCCAGTGCAACATCTCCCACGCCCAGACCGGCCGCAGCGCCAACCGCGGCGACTGCTCCCAGGCCTGCCGCCTGCCGTACACCCTGAAGGACGACCAGGGCCGCGTCGTGGCCTTCGAGAAGCACCTGCTGTCGATGAAAGACAACAACCAGAGCGCCAACCTCAGCGCCCTGGTGGATGCCGGCGTGCGCTCCTTCAAGATCGAAGGGCGCTACAAGGATGCGAGCTACGTCAAGAACATCACCTCCTACTACCGCCAGCGTCTGGACGGCATCCTGGAAAGTCGCCCGGACCTCGCCCGCGCCTCCAGCGGCCGCACGGACCACTTCTTCGTCCCGGACCCGGACAAGACCTTCCACCGTGGCAGCACCGACTACTTCGTCACCGATCGCAAGATCGACATCGGCGCCTTCGACACCCCCACCTTCACCGGCCTGCCGGTGGGCCAGGTGGAGAAAGTGGGCAAGCGCGACCTGATCGCCGTGACCCATGAACCGCTGACCAACGGCGACGGCCTCAACGTGCTGGTCAAGCGTGAGGTGGTGGGCTTCCGCGCCAACATCGCCGAGCTGAAGGATGAGTTCGAGGAAGACGGCGAGAAGCGCTGGCGCTATCGCGTCGAGCCCAACGAGATGCCGGAAGGCCTTTCCCGCCTGCGCCCGAACCATCCGCTCTCCCGCAATCTGGACCACAACTGGCAGCAGGCCCTGCTGAAGACGTCCGCCGAACGCCGCGTTGGCGTCAGCTGGAAAGCCACTCTGCGCGAAGCGCGCCTGGAACTGACCGCCACCAGCGAAGAAGGCGTGAGCGCCACCGTCGCCCTGGACGGCCCGTTCGGCGCCGCCAACAAGCCGGACCAGGCGCTGGAGCAACTGCACGACCTGCTGGGCCAGTTGGGCACCACCCAGTACCACGCCGAAACCATCGAGCTGGACGCACCGCAGGCGTTCTTCATCCCGAACTCGCAGCTCAAGGCCCTGCGCCGCGAAGCCATCGAGCAGCTCACCGAAGCCCGCGTCGCCGCCCATCCCCGTGGCAGCCGCAAGGCCGAGAGCAACCCGCCGCCGGTGTATCCGGAGTCGCACCTGTCGTTCCTGTACAACGTGTACAACCAGAAGGCCCGCGACTTCTACCACCGCCACGGTGTGCAGCTGATCGACGCCGCCTACGAGGCCCACGAGGAAACGGGCGAGGTGCCGGTGATGATTACCAAGCACTGCCTGCGCTTCTCCTTCAACCTCTGCCCCAAGCAGGCCAAAGGCGTGACCGGCGTGCGCACCAAAGTGGCGCCGATGCAGCTGGTGCATGGCGATGAAGTGCTGACCCTGAAGTTCGACTGCAAACCCTGCGAGATGCATGTGGTGGGCAAGATCAAGGGCCACATCCTCGACCTGCCCCAACCCGGCAGCGCCGCCACCCAGGTGGTCGGCCACATCACCCCGGATGACCTGCTGAAGACCATCCGCAACCGCGCGCCGCACTGA